Below is a window of Mycobacterium sp. 050128 DNA.
ACCGACCCCGAGTACGCCGACCACACCTACGTCGAACCCATCACCGCCGCCTTCGTGGAGAAGGTGATCGTTCAGCAGGCCGCACGCGGCAACAAGATCGATGCCCTGCTGGCGACCCTGGGCGGGCAGACCGCGCTCAACACCGCGGTCGCGCTGTACGAGAACGGGGCACTGGAGCGCCACGGCGTCGAGCTGATCGGGGCCGACTTCGACGCCATCCAGCGCGGCGAGGACCGGCAGATGTTCAAGGACATCGTCGCCAAGGTCGGCGGTGAATCCGCGCGCAGCCGAGTGTGTTTCACGATGGATGAGGTCCGGGAGACGGTCGAAGAGCTCGGTCTGCCGGTCGTCGTGCGGCCCAGCTTCACGATGGGCGGCCTGGGTTCGGGCATGGCGCGCTCGGTCGAGGAAGTCGACCGGATGGCCGGCGCCGGGCTGGCCGCCAGCCCCAGCGCCAACGTACTGATCGAGGAATCGATTTACGGCTGGAAGGAATTCGAGCTCGAGCTGATGCGCGACGGCAACGACAACGTCGTGGTGGTGTGCTCGATCGAGAACCTCGACCCGATGGGCGTGCACACCGGCGACTCGGTGACCGTCGCGCCGGCCATGACGCTGACCGACCGGGAATACCAGCGGATGCGCGACCTGGGCATCGCGATCCTGCGGGAGGTCGGCGTCGACACCGGCGGCTGCAACATCCAGTTCGCGATCAACCCGACCGACGGCCGGCTGATCGTCATCGAGATGAACCCGCGGGTATCCCGTTCCAGCGCACTGGCTTCCAAGGCCACTGGCTTCCCGATCGCCAAGATCGCCGCCAAGCTGGCCATCGGGTACACCCTCGACGAGATCGTCAACGACATCACCAAGGAAACCCCGGCCTGCTTCGAACCCACCCTGGACTACGTCGTGGTCAAGGCGCCGCGGTTCGCCTTCGAGAAGTTCCCCGGGGCCGACCCCACCCTGACCACGACGATGAAATCCGTCGGCGAGGCGATGGCGTTGGGCCGCAACTTCGTCGAGGCGCTCGGCAAGGTGATGCGCTCGCTGGAGACCGACCGCGCCGGCTTCTGGACGAAGCCCGACGACGAGGGGACCGTCGAGGAGGTGCTGACCCGGCTGCAGACGCCGACCGAAGGCCGGCTGTATGACATCGAGCTGGCGTTGCGGCTGGGCGCCTCGGTGGAGCGGGTCGCCGACGCCGGCGGGGTGGACCCGTGGTTCGTCGCGCAGATCGGCGAGCTGGTGGCGCTGCGCGCGGAGCTGGCCGACGCCCCGGTACTCGACTCCGATCTGCTGCGCCGCGCCAAGCACAGCGGGTTGTCGGACCGCCAGATCGCGGCGCTGCGACCGGAATTGGCCGGGGAGGACGGCGTGCGCTCGCTGCGTGAGCGCCTCGGCATCCACCCGGTGTACAAGACGGTGGACACCTGCGCGGCCGAGTTCGAGGCCAAGACGCCCTACCACTACAGCAGCTACGAACTCGACCCCGCCGCCGAGACCGAGGTCGCCCCGCAGACCGAAAAGCCCAAGGTGCTGATCCTCGGCTCGGGGCCGAACCGGATCGGGCAAGGCATCGAATTCGACTACAGCTGCGTGCACGCGGCAACCACGTTGAGCCAGGCGGGTTTTGAAACCGTGATGGTCAACTGCAACCCCGAGACGGTGTCCACCGACTACGACACCGCCGACCGGCTCTACTTCGAGCCGCTGACCTTCGAGGATGTCCTCGAGGTGTTTCGCGTCGAAGCGGAATCGGCCGCCGGCGGCCCGGGCGTGGTGGGCGTCATCGTGCAACTCGGCGGTCAGACCCCGCTCGGGCTGGCCCAGCGG
It encodes the following:
- the carB gene encoding carbamoyl-phosphate synthase large subunit: MPRRTDLNHVLVIGSGPIVIGQACEFDYSGTQACRVLRAEGLQVSLVNSNPATIMTDPEYADHTYVEPITAAFVEKVIVQQAARGNKIDALLATLGGQTALNTAVALYENGALERHGVELIGADFDAIQRGEDRQMFKDIVAKVGGESARSRVCFTMDEVRETVEELGLPVVVRPSFTMGGLGSGMARSVEEVDRMAGAGLAASPSANVLIEESIYGWKEFELELMRDGNDNVVVVCSIENLDPMGVHTGDSVTVAPAMTLTDREYQRMRDLGIAILREVGVDTGGCNIQFAINPTDGRLIVIEMNPRVSRSSALASKATGFPIAKIAAKLAIGYTLDEIVNDITKETPACFEPTLDYVVVKAPRFAFEKFPGADPTLTTTMKSVGEAMALGRNFVEALGKVMRSLETDRAGFWTKPDDEGTVEEVLTRLQTPTEGRLYDIELALRLGASVERVADAGGVDPWFVAQIGELVALRAELADAPVLDSDLLRRAKHSGLSDRQIAALRPELAGEDGVRSLRERLGIHPVYKTVDTCAAEFEAKTPYHYSSYELDPAAETEVAPQTEKPKVLILGSGPNRIGQGIEFDYSCVHAATTLSQAGFETVMVNCNPETVSTDYDTADRLYFEPLTFEDVLEVFRVEAESAAGGPGVVGVIVQLGGQTPLGLAQRLADAGVPIVGTPPEAIDLAEDRGAFGDVLSAAGLPAPKYGTATTFAQARRIADEIGYPVLVRPSYVLGGRGMEIVYDDETLKSYITRATQLSPEHPVLVDRFLEDAVEIDVDALCDGSEVYIGGIMEHIEEAGIHSGDSACALPPVTLGRSDVEKVRRATEAIAHGIGVIGLLNVQYALKDDVLYVLEANPRASRTVPFVSKATAIPLAKACARIMLGTTISQLREEGMLAATGDGANAAQNAPIAVKEAVLPFHRFRRADGSAIDSLLGPEMKSTGEVMGIDRDFGTAFAKSQTAAYGSLPAEGTVFVSVANRDKRSLVFPVKRLADLGFRVLATEGTAEMLRRNGIPCDEVRKHFEAPQPGRPEMSAVDAIRAGEVDMVINTPYGNSGPRIDGYEIRSVAVSVNIPCVTTVQGASAAVQGIEAGIRGDIGVRSLQELHSVIGRGVPTEKDAR